The following is a genomic window from Phyllobacterium zundukense.
GCTGCGGTGCGTTTAAGCGGTGCGGTCCCGAAGGCGGAGTATTTGCTTACGGTCGAGGGCGTTCGCAAGGAGTTTCCCGGTGTGGTGGCGCTTGACGACGTGTCGTTCCGGCTGAAGCGGGGCACGGTGCATGCGCTGGTGGGCGAGAACGGCGCCGGCAAGTCGACGCTGATGAAGATTCTGGCCGGCATCTACACCCCCGACAAGGGCGACGTGAAGTTCAAGGGCGTCGATATCCAGCTGAAATCACCCCTGGATGCACTCGAAAACGGCATCGCGATGATCCATCAAGAACTCAACCTGATGCCCTTGATGACGGTCGCCGAAAATATCTGGATCCGCCGCGAACCCCTGACCCGCTTCGGTTTCGTCGATCACGGCGAAATGAACCGGAAGACGGCAGACCTGTTCAAGCGCCTGAACATCGCGCTCGACCCGCAGTCGGAAGTGCGCGACCTGTCGATCGCCAACCGGCAGATGGTCGAGATCGCCAAGGCGGTTTCATACGAATCCGACGTGCTGATCATGGACGAGCCCACATCGGCACTCACCGAGCGCGAAGTCTCCCATCTCTTTACCATTATTCGCGACCTGCGCTCGCAGGGCATCGGCATCGTCTACATCACCCACAAGATGAACGAACTGTTCGAGATCGCCGATGAATTTTCGGTGTTCCGCGACGGCAAGTATATCGGTACGCACGCATCCACGGATGCGACCCGCGACGACATCATCAAGATGATGGTCGGCCGCGAGATCACGCAGATGTTCCCGAAGGAAGAGGTTCCGATCGGTGACGTCGTCCTGTCGGTGAAGGACCTCTGTCTGAAAGATGTCTTCCACGATGTTTCCTTCGATGTTCGCGCCGGGGAGATCCTCGGCGTTGCCGGCCTGGTCGGCTCCGGCCGCTCGAACGTTGCCGAGACCCTGTTCGGTGTCACGCCGGCCACGTTCGGTTCGATCCGGATCAACGGCAAGCCGGTCACAATCGCCTCGCCGACGGAAGCGATCAGACACCGCATGGCGTTCCTGACCGAGGACCGCAAGGACACCGGCTGCCTGCTGATCCTCGACGTGCTCGAAAACATGCAGATCGCCGTGCTGCAGGACAAGTTCGTCAATATGGGCTTTGTCGAACAGAAGGCCCTGTCAGCGCAATGCGAAGAGATGGCCCGTAAGCTCAGGGTGAAGACGCCGAACCTCGCCGAGCGCATCGAGAACCTGTCCGGCGGCAATCAGCAGAAGGCGCTGATCGGCCGCTGGCTGTTGACCGAGCCTCGGATACTGATCCTCGACGAGCCAACGCGCGGCATCGACGTCGGTGCCAAGGCGGAAATTCACCGTCTGGTCACCGAACTCGCGCGCGACGGTGTCGCGGTCATCATGATTTCGTCGGAAATGCCGGAGGTTCTTGGCATGAGCGATCGCGTCATGGTCATGCACGAAGGCCGGGTGACCGGCTTCCTCAATCGGGCGGAAGCGACCCAGGTCAAGGTGATGGAGCTTGCGGCGCGCTGACGGCAAAAAATGTCAACCATAGGGAGGAGACAGCATGGATACCAATGTCGCGGCACAGGGCGCAAGCCCGCCGCTTGCCAAGTCGGGGCGGCGCATGCCGGCCGAATTCAATATTTTCCTGGTGCTGGTCGTCATCGCGCTGGTCTATGAGGTGCTCGGCTGGATCTTTATCGGCCAGAGCTTTCTGATGAACCAGCAGCGCCTGACGATCATGATCCTGCAGGTATCGGTGATCGGGATCATTGCCGTCGGCGTCACCCAGGTGATCATCACCGGCGGTATCGACCTGTCCTCCGGCTCCGTCGTGGGCATGACGGCGATGATTGCCGCCAGCGTGGCGCAGGCATCGAGCTGGCCGCGGGCGCTCTATCCGTCGCTGACGGATCTGCCTGCGGTCGTGCCGATCATGCTCTGCCTGGGGATCGGGCTGTTGGCCGGCTTCGTGAATGGCCAGTTGATCGCCCGAACGAAGATTCCGCCGTTTATCGCCACGCTGGGCATGATGGTTTCGGCCCGCGGCGTTTCCAAGTGGTACACGAAGGGCCAGCCGATCTCCGGGCTGACGGACCAGTTCAATTTCATCGGCACGGGCATCTGGCCGGTCGTCGTCTTCCTCGTCGTGGCGCTAGTCTTCCACATTGGCCTGCGCTATACCCGCTACGGCAAGTTCACCTATGCGATCGGCGCCAACGTCCAGGCGGCCCGCATCTCCGGTATCAATGTCGAGGCGCATCTGGTCAAGGTCTATGCGATCGCCGGCATGCTGGCAGGGCTCGCCGGCGCCGTCACGGCGGCCCGCGCCCAGACGGCGCAGGCCGGCATGGGCGTGATGTATGAACTCGACGCAATCGCCGCCGCCGTTATCGGCGGCACATCGCTCACCGGCGGCGCCGGCCGCATCACAGGCACCGTCATCGGCACCATCATCCTCGGCGTCATGACCTCCGGCTTCACCTTCCTGCGCGTCGACGCCTACTACCAGGAAGTCGTCAAGGGCCTCATCATCATCGCCGCCGTCGTCATCGACGTCTATCGGCAGAAGGGACGGAAGAGGGCATAGGTAGGGCGGGAAGAACCTACATTAGCACCAGCCGGGGCGTTTTCGTGCGCCCCGGTTCATCCGCTTCAAAACGTAACGAGGCGATTTTCCATACCCGGCTTTTGGCGCGCGCGGAAAAGGTGGTTTTCTGTTCGTTCCAATGCAACTGGC
Proteins encoded in this region:
- a CDS encoding sugar ABC transporter ATP-binding protein, whose amino-acid sequence is MTVSPSTMAAVRLSGAVPKAEYLLTVEGVRKEFPGVVALDDVSFRLKRGTVHALVGENGAGKSTLMKILAGIYTPDKGDVKFKGVDIQLKSPLDALENGIAMIHQELNLMPLMTVAENIWIRREPLTRFGFVDHGEMNRKTADLFKRLNIALDPQSEVRDLSIANRQMVEIAKAVSYESDVLIMDEPTSALTEREVSHLFTIIRDLRSQGIGIVYITHKMNELFEIADEFSVFRDGKYIGTHASTDATRDDIIKMMVGREITQMFPKEEVPIGDVVLSVKDLCLKDVFHDVSFDVRAGEILGVAGLVGSGRSNVAETLFGVTPATFGSIRINGKPVTIASPTEAIRHRMAFLTEDRKDTGCLLILDVLENMQIAVLQDKFVNMGFVEQKALSAQCEEMARKLRVKTPNLAERIENLSGGNQQKALIGRWLLTEPRILILDEPTRGIDVGAKAEIHRLVTELARDGVAVIMISSEMPEVLGMSDRVMVMHEGRVTGFLNRAEATQVKVMELAAR
- a CDS encoding ABC transporter permease, with the protein product MDTNVAAQGASPPLAKSGRRMPAEFNIFLVLVVIALVYEVLGWIFIGQSFLMNQQRLTIMILQVSVIGIIAVGVTQVIITGGIDLSSGSVVGMTAMIAASVAQASSWPRALYPSLTDLPAVVPIMLCLGIGLLAGFVNGQLIARTKIPPFIATLGMMVSARGVSKWYTKGQPISGLTDQFNFIGTGIWPVVVFLVVALVFHIGLRYTRYGKFTYAIGANVQAARISGINVEAHLVKVYAIAGMLAGLAGAVTAARAQTAQAGMGVMYELDAIAAAVIGGTSLTGGAGRITGTVIGTIILGVMTSGFTFLRVDAYYQEVVKGLIIIAAVVIDVYRQKGRKRA